The following DNA comes from Rhinolophus ferrumequinum isolate MPI-CBG mRhiFer1 chromosome 15 unlocalized genomic scaffold, mRhiFer1_v1.p scaffold_54_arrow_ctg1_1, whole genome shotgun sequence.
gctcagttggttggagcacgtcctctcaaccacagtgttgccagtttgactcctgcgagggatggtaggctgtgccccctgcaactaacaatggcaactggacctggagctgagctgcgccctccacaactaagactgaaaggacaacaacttgacttggggaaaaaaaagtcctggaagtacacactgttccccaataaagtcctgttccccttcccgccccccccaaaaaaaaacccaaaacattcaCAACTGAAAAAAGGTTGAAGACCCAcctgtatcagaatcacctgcagaGACACAGAGGTAGGGACCCACCCAGCACACAcactgggaatctgcattttagcacCTGAAGTTTGAGAATCCGTTTAGCGTTATGGGCATGGTTTCCAAATCTGACTGCATGTGAGAATCACctaaagaggtttttttttaatctgatttttagCCTGGCCCCTGCACATTCTGATTCAGAAAGCAGAGCCTGCAAATCTGCACATTTTCCTCTCCCGCCCTGGTGATGCTGATTCACAGGGAGCCCATCTTCCTTTATAGATGGGCAGGCTGACGACAGACATGACATGACCCATCACCAAGTCTCCGATCTCCTGCCTAGTCATCatcttttaaatttgtaattaagccccttttaaaaaaaaaaaaataaggagctTTTTCCCACACTCCCCACTCTATGAAGATAAGGTAATCTTTCACAGACCATGTTGGAATTGAGCAGTTTTATTGGTGTTGAGTGTtaatcaagaaatagaaacacaTGTTTCAATTCATTGcactctgttttcttctgtttttgttgcAGTGGTCAAAAAATACGATTATGTGTTTCCAGAAAATGGCTTGGTAGCATACAAAGATGGGAAACTCTTGTGTAAACAGGTAGGTGCTTGAGTATCCAAACTACTAGATACTACTAGGAAAATGTTTTCCGAAAAGATACTTGACATTGAGTGCCTCTGGGGAAGGATATTTGGGAGCAGAGGAGCAGGAATGGAAATGAATCTTCACCcagttttttacattttgaatgtCGAACCATAGGCCTATTACATATTCCAAATTGTTAACTATATTTGTATAATTGCTTTTCAGGATACTTAATCTAATATCTCTATGATGAGAGCAGAGACTAGGGCAGGCTGCTTCACTACAAGTATATTAGAGCGACTGTGTCGCTCTTATGAGTTTTAAGATCATTCTGTTCAGACATAAGAGAAAGCCAGAGTagaacaaatacattttctgtcaGTATCTGTAGATACTTTAATTGAATAAAAGCAGCAACGATAAACTCTTTGGCCTTCCatgaagcatttgaaaaataatgaatacaaacaTCTTGACTAACGAAGCAGAAAATGCTTTTGACGAGCCCTTTCTGATTGGCCTAATGTTTTCAACCAGAGagcaaagggaaagagggaaacgCAGTGGGGCATGTCACCCTCACTGCTGCGACCCTCAGCTGATAGTGGCTGTAAGACCTGGGTTTGTTGTGAAGCCATTATGGACATGCCTCCCACTGAATCAAGTAactccagtattttttttatctagAATATTCAAGGTCAGCTGGGTGAGGCCCTAATCCAAGATTTAATCAACTACTGTCTGAGCTACATTGCGAAAATTAAACTCCCAAAGAAGAGGTGGGTTTGCTTTTAACCAAGGCTCCACTGGAGTATGGAGTGATGTCATATGGTGGTGGGTTGGTGCTCATTTAAGTCCAAAGCCCAGCGCTCAGTAAGGGCTCACTGGAAACCTTCTGTAAAAGCCAGTGGTGGAAGGATGGTTATATCAACAATGGCGTGTCCACAGGATGGAAGTGGAAAACCATCTGCCTTCAGAGGCTGTCCATGGGGGAAATGCCTGTGAAACAGCAAGATGAAAAAGGCAACGTAAACCCCACCTGGAAGTCTCAAACTGGAGGCCCCCACACTGAATCCCCACACAAAGCTAGGTTGGGTTGGCCACAGTGTTATATCTGAATTAATTGCTATCATTTACAGTCTGGTTTCACCTTGTAAAATACCTAGATTTCTGGCTTCTGTTGCATCTGAAGACCTGACAGCGGCTCCCGTGCCCACATGGCCGCAGTCAGCTGAGCAGCCCCCTCCTCCACCCGTCTTTCACAGGCCACTGCTCTCATTTTTCTGACCTCTGTAGGCATTTGATTTGAGGACCTGCCTCTTGCTCTGGATTGTTATCTcagttccctttttaaaataataataacagtaatgtACATACACGCCCACAGTTAAAAGATTGGCAGGAAATGGACCTATATGCTAACATCGGCTATTTCTTGGTGGTGAGGGTACAAGTGGTGTCTTtgcaaaacttttcattttgttctcgGTGCTGTACACTTAATATGTGACACCCGGGTGATCAGGGGGAGAAAGGTTTTTTAAATGGCCGTTAAACTTCAGGATGTGCTGCACTCTCAAGACTCTCAGAATTGATGGGATATGTGCCCCTGCTAGCGCAGGGGCTTCCCTCGTCACATCAGTCCCACGAGGGGTTTGGATGAGACAGGCCAGACCCAGCTTGCAGCTGGATGATGGCACATgaagattcctttttctcttccgaCTACTTTCGTCTATGTTAGCAATTTTCcataggaaaaagtaaaaatgtaacgTATAACCTGGGTCAGCTTAATCTTTACTGTGGACTAAGCATTaaggaaggatttttttaaaagatacggCAGAATCCTGTCATCGGAGAAGTTGTCATCCAGTGAGGGAGACCAATGTTTGCAGCTGTAATTCCAAATTAGCATGAGATGCCCAGTGACTTTGAGAGGCAGAACGGAGACCCACCTTGATCAGCATTTGCCCATATTCCTCAGCAGCACTAACCAGGCCCCACATAGGTCAGGCAGGTGCAGTAAGACTTCAGGGAGTAGTCAGAGAGAGAGCCATCCTCTGCCTTTGGAATTGCCTGTTTATCCATCTGTAATGTTGCCCAACTAAATAGTGTGTTCCTGGGACCTCTGTCCTGTTTCCCTCTCCAGGGGGACGTTCATTGAATTCCGAAATGGGATGTTAAATGTGTCCCCTATTGGAAGAAGCTGCAGCCAAGAGGAACGGATTGAGTTCTACGAACTGGATAAAGTGAGTCCTTTTGAAATCCCCTGGGTTTGTGAAGATCAGGTGTGCCGCTTTGTAGCCGTAGTTGGAGTGTGCTTTCTACACATCAACACAATAGACAATCagtatctttctgtttttctcagaaagaaaatatacgACAACAATTTGTAGCGGATCTGCGGAAAGAGTTTGCAGGGAAAGGCCTCACGTTTTCTATAGGTATTGTATGTTCAAATGGGTTTCATGCTTTGCCAGGAGTTTGTGGTGGGCTGGTGTGTCCTAGAAATTGTGGACTATGCCCAACCTGTAGGGGAAAACAAGTCTCCTATGTGATCAGCCATGGCAGAGATTTGCCCAGCTAGGAAGTGACTTATTTCTCGGCTACTGGGCTTGGTTCTCAATTCTTACCCAGCAGAATTCTCCTCCTAGTCAAAACGAGAGCTTTAATGGAGAGTAAGAACTTCTCCTCACACCTTGGGGCAGGAGACAAACACGTTAGTAAGCTCCATAGCAGAGAGGTGTGTGGGAGCCTCTTGGAGAAGTTAGACGATATATGTTTACATACTGTTTGGACGGCAAGGAAACTTAGACATCAGCTGGGTTGGTTCTACAAATCAAGAAACTTAGGCCCAGTAAGGAAAAGGGACTTACCTGGGTTTTCACCAAGCTTTTATTAACCTTGACCAGCACGTGGATATTTCCAGTGGCTGATAGACTTCTTCCCGCAACACTCATCTCAGGCTCATTTCTTTGGTAGAATATGCCTGTCAGAAATCAGCAAGCTAATTTCTCCTGTCGGAGCCAATGAATCACTACCAAAAGCTCTCTCATTTGAGTAGTTCTAATAAATACTGGTTGTAGGGAAACTGGAATTGCAGAGTAAATATGTATAATAGATGAAGGGGTGGATTCTTAAGTATTCTTGAACTGTGAGGTGAACATCGTTCTGACAAAGCTTTCAAAGAGTTGTTGTTGCGGGTGAAAGCTGCTTGTAAATCCCCTCccgtgtggtttttatttttcctgcaagATGGACGGGCTGCTTCCGGGCATTGTCCACTGAGTATGTTGACGCTGGAGAGGAACACCACTGAATGCGACTCTCAGCAGGTGTTTTCCCCCCAGCATGCTTCATTTAAACCCACCCGCCTGAGAGAGAGCTTGAATGCAAATGCATTTCTCATCCTGAGCTGACACTCCTTTTTAGATTGTAGGTGACATCATGTTGGAAAAACACAACGTGGGATGAATTTCTAGAACCCATCCCTAGAGTAGCATAGTATTAAAAATCATCTGTGGCAATCCAGTTGCTGACGAGTAAGtggcacatttttttctcagtgacATGTCATTAGTCTCCTTTTCACCTTTAGCTTTTGTGTTTCCCCTCCCCCCTTGGCAGGAGGCCAGATCAGCATTGATGTCTTCCCTGATGGATGGGACAAGAGGTATTGCCTGGGACATGTGGAAAATGATGGCTATCAGACCATTTATTTCTTTGGAGACAAAACCATGCCAGTGAGTATGGAAGCGATTTTGCAGTTTCGTTGTTCAGTTTGGGcttgaagggaaaaaatggacaaatggtcTTTCTTCCCCTCCACCCATGCTTTACCCACTGGCGCAGCTCAACCTGAGCGATGCTTCTGTCCTACAAGAGGGGTATGATTAAGGCTGCCTCGCCTCCGTGCTCAGACACCTGACACCTGAGTGGAGAATCGAGCCTTTCAGTTTGGCTTTTGAATTAAATATTACCCGCCTCAAGTGCCTTCCAGAACACCTGTCCCAGTGCTGTCAAATTCTCTGCATTTCAGAGCctggccatttttatttttctgcagtgTTTTGTTTCCCAGGGGCATTCATTTCAGTTGGCCAGTAGGAGTCCTCCGTGATAGGCAGACAGGGAGTCTCACAAGTCTGAAATTCAGGAGCAGGCACTAGGGACACTTAAGAGGGGAGGTGTCAGTCCTGGGCATCACACACGGGGTATAGGAGCCCTCCCAGGGGGTGTCAGAAATCCCTGGTCTGGGACTGAACCTGAACCGAGCAGGGTCCGCTGTTCAAGTCCAGCACCACAGGAAGAATCCATAGGAGGAGTTTCCCCAGAGCCATTGTGGCTCTACTTGGAACGCGTGGGTCCCCAAGGAGGTCGGAGAGGTGTTGCACCCATTCTCACTGCCCAGCCTCAGCCTCGGCGTCTCCCTTTAAATTCCTGTTGCCCTCTGTGCTCACTGTGCTCACTGCCCTGCTGTTCTCACATGCCACCCAGTGCTGGTGATTACCTGGCCATCAGGCGTCCTAGGCCATACTGCACCCAGCAGTTGCGTCGTACGTGCTGCCTGTCCAGAGCTTTTCATCCCTCTGCTCTCTGGTTCACTCCCGAATACTTGCTTTTCTGCTGAGGTCTATCCCCGGTAGACCT
Coding sequences within:
- the PMM2 gene encoding phosphomannomutase 2 isoform X2 is translated as MALPGPALCLFDVDGTLTAPRQKITKEMDDFLQKLRQKVKIGVVGGSDFEKVQEQLGNDVVKKYDYVFPENGLVAYKDGKLLCKQNIQGQLGEALIQDLINYCLSYIAKIKLPKKRGTFIEFRNGMLNVSPIGRSCSQEERIEFYELDKKENIRQQFVADLRKEFAGKGLTFSIGGQISIDVFPDGWDKRYCLGHVENDGYQTIYFFGDKTMPLNLSDASVLQEGYD
- the PMM2 gene encoding phosphomannomutase 2 isoform X1 — protein: MALPGPALCLFDVDGTLTAPRQKITKEMDDFLQKLRQKVKIGVVGGSDFEKVQEQLGNDVVKKYDYVFPENGLVAYKDGKLLCKQNIQGQLGEALIQDLINYCLSYIAKIKLPKKRGTFIEFRNGMLNVSPIGRSCSQEERIEFYELDKKENIRQQFVADLRKEFAGKGLTFSIGGQISIDVFPDGWDKRYCLGHVENDGYQTIYFFGDKTMPGGNDHEIFTDPRTTGYTVTTPEDTCRICKELFS